The Longimicrobium sp. genome includes a window with the following:
- a CDS encoding TIGR04255 family protein produces MSERELTVSYVKPILIEIYSETHFESGSFPPDQFFDVVPRLKEIGFSEVEIGEVGLIAVDAEEQQVTHSNVPRIRCWTKDRSRLVQLSEDVVVVNLVGEYPGWDAFRDLFSSAHDTLPDPLVSRKVESLSLNTIDRLRVPRQGYRLGRYLACGGKFLPEWYSESTEAVDITLGRGILQEDGFNRQFRFKVRVKAEVSAEIRSTFHDLVQAQLSLHKALEKLHDESSRAFEEMITNETRHSVMGGEKSYANNR; encoded by the coding sequence GTGAGCGAGAGAGAGCTGACTGTGAGTTATGTTAAGCCGATCCTTATCGAAATCTATTCTGAAACCCACTTTGAGTCTGGTAGCTTTCCTCCCGATCAATTCTTCGATGTTGTACCACGACTGAAGGAGATCGGGTTTTCCGAGGTCGAGATTGGAGAGGTCGGACTCATTGCCGTTGATGCCGAAGAGCAACAAGTTACCCACTCGAATGTGCCGCGGATTCGCTGCTGGACTAAGGATCGGTCACGGCTCGTTCAACTCTCCGAAGATGTGGTTGTTGTAAATCTAGTAGGTGAATATCCCGGCTGGGATGCTTTCAGGGACCTGTTTTCCTCAGCACACGACACTCTCCCCGACCCGCTCGTATCTCGAAAAGTCGAGTCCCTATCTCTAAACACGATTGACAGACTTCGTGTGCCTCGACAAGGCTATAGGCTTGGTCGATACCTCGCTTGCGGGGGTAAATTCCTTCCGGAGTGGTACAGTGAGTCCACGGAGGCAGTTGATATCACCTTAGGACGCGGGATTCTACAAGAAGATGGGTTCAATCGACAGTTTCGGTTCAAAGTTCGAGTGAAAGCGGAGGTCTCAGCCGAGATCCGTTCTACTTTTCACGATCTCGTTCAAGCGCAGTTGAGTCTACATAAGGCACTCGAGAAACTTCACGATGAATCCTCGAGAGCCTTTGAGGAGATGATCACTAACGAGACCCGGCATTCCGTCATGGGAGGAGAGAAGAGCTATGCCAATAACCGCTGA
- a CDS encoding DUF72 domain-containing protein, which yields MTMDGAEGPAVRVGCAGWTVPRDHAARFPGEGSHLERYARVFGAAEINSSFHRPHRRSTYERWAASTPLDFRFSVKLPKEITHKRKLVGAAEPLERFLAEAGGLGEKLGPLLVQLPPSLAFDPTTAPGFFALLRGRCGGDVVLEPRHPSWFGAEPEALLAAQRVARVAADPAPVPEAAAPGGWAGLAYFRLHGSPRTYYSAYTPDFLDALAARLRPLSRAGPAWCIFDNTAAGAAAGDALQLLRRLA from the coding sequence ATGACGATGGACGGCGCGGAGGGGCCGGCGGTGCGCGTGGGGTGCGCGGGGTGGACCGTCCCGCGCGATCACGCGGCGCGCTTCCCCGGCGAGGGGAGCCACCTGGAGCGCTACGCGCGGGTGTTCGGCGCGGCGGAGATCAACTCGTCGTTCCACCGGCCGCACCGCCGCTCCACCTACGAGCGGTGGGCCGCCTCCACGCCGCTGGATTTCCGCTTCTCCGTCAAGCTGCCGAAGGAGATCACGCACAAACGGAAGCTGGTGGGCGCCGCGGAGCCGCTGGAGCGCTTCCTGGCCGAGGCCGGCGGGCTGGGGGAGAAGCTCGGCCCGCTCCTGGTGCAGCTTCCGCCCAGCCTGGCGTTCGATCCGACGACCGCCCCGGGCTTCTTCGCCCTCCTGCGCGGCCGCTGCGGCGGCGACGTGGTGCTGGAGCCGCGGCACCCGTCGTGGTTCGGGGCGGAGCCCGAGGCGCTGCTCGCGGCGCAGCGGGTCGCGCGCGTGGCGGCCGACCCCGCGCCGGTGCCCGAGGCTGCGGCGCCGGGGGGCTGGGCCGGGCTCGCCTACTTCCGCCTGCACGGCTCGCCGCGGACGTACTATTCGGCGTACACGCCGGACTTCCTCGACGCGCTCGCGGCCCGGCTGCGGCCGCTCTCGCGCGCGGGGCCGGCCTGGTGCATCTTCGACAACACCGCCGCGGGCGCCGCCGCCGGCGACGCGCTGCAGCTGCTGCGGCGCCTGGCGTAA
- a CDS encoding metallophosphoesterase: protein MKLHVLSDLHTEFAPFDPPHTDADVLVLAGDVGTGTKGLALAREWARGRPVLYVAGNHEYYRDAIPKLGERLAAEAKGSGVHFLENRAVELGGARFLGCTLWTDFDLYGDRMYCAAQARAAMNDFRLIRKSPEFRRFHPGDARSLNLQSVRWLREVLEMPFAGPTVVVTHHAPSLRSVNPAYRDHPVTAAYASDLEWMLDGSAALWIHGHTHYCVDYELGGTRVLSNQRGYPDEPVAGFDPALVVEVAAGR, encoded by the coding sequence ATGAAGCTCCACGTCCTCAGCGACCTGCACACCGAGTTCGCGCCGTTCGACCCGCCCCACACGGACGCGGACGTGCTGGTGCTGGCGGGCGACGTGGGCACGGGGACGAAGGGGCTGGCGCTCGCGCGGGAGTGGGCGCGCGGGCGGCCGGTGCTGTACGTGGCGGGGAACCACGAGTACTACCGCGACGCGATCCCGAAGCTGGGCGAGCGCCTGGCGGCGGAGGCGAAAGGGTCGGGCGTGCACTTCCTGGAGAACCGCGCCGTGGAGCTGGGCGGCGCGCGCTTCCTGGGGTGCACCCTGTGGACGGACTTCGACCTGTACGGCGACCGGATGTACTGCGCCGCCCAGGCGCGGGCCGCGATGAACGACTTCCGGCTGATCCGGAAGAGCCCCGAGTTCCGCCGCTTCCACCCCGGCGACGCGCGCAGCCTGAACCTGCAGAGCGTCCGCTGGCTGCGCGAGGTGCTGGAGATGCCGTTCGCCGGGCCGACCGTGGTCGTCACCCACCACGCCCCCAGCCTGCGCTCGGTCAACCCGGCGTACCGCGACCACCCCGTCACCGCCGCGTACGCCAGCGACCTGGAGTGGATGCTGGACGGCTCGGCCGCGCTCTGGATCCACGGCCACACGCACTACTGCGTGGACTACGAGCTGGGCGGCACGCGCGTGCTCAGCAACCAGCGCGGCTACCCCGACGAGCCCGTCGCCGGCTTCGACCCCGCGCTGGTGGTGGAAGTCGCGGCCGGGAGATGA